Proteins from a single region of Rana temporaria chromosome 5, aRanTem1.1, whole genome shotgun sequence:
- the LOC120941606 gene encoding E3 ubiquitin/ISG15 ligase TRIM25-like, with protein sequence MASADLRQELDCSICLTTYTDPVNLRCGHNFCRVCIDRVLDTQGGSGGYSCPECREEFRDRPVLHRNITLRNIVETFRSTQLEEGKTGIFCTYCYHSPVPAVRSCLLCEASLCDNHLRVHSKSPEHVLTDPTTSMENRKCSIHRKLFEYYCTEDSVCICVTCSLAGEHRGHKVETLDEASENKKQELRNVLQKLMTEREETEKRVQSLQDRRRKVQEKSERVTALFIELRRHLEDLEKRVRRNISSQEERISLSDLIDQLEIKKEDLSRKMEDIEELCNMTDPLTVLQESDTGDLCDTEEGDNEDRERHDRLLHDGGDLDVAEISHTLHTGLSHMKKGVNVFFNIQEASDILLDVNTAHNNLQISDDMKTVFWSHIKQNRPETPERFQRWEQVLSSQRFPSGRHYWEVDVRESEYYRVGMCYPSIERRGRGGQSVIGNNKKSWGLFRYIGECYVRHDNKQIRISPNLSSNRVRIYVDYEAGQLSFYDLCDPIRHLHTFTTTFTEPLHAGLYVWNGSITISGGERRREK encoded by the coding sequence ATggcgtctgctgatctgagacaGGAGCTGGACTGTTCCATTTGTCTGACCACATATACAGATCCTGTAAACCTGAGATGTGgtcacaacttctgccgggtctgtattgatcgtgtgttggatacacagggggggtctggaggatattcctgtcctgagtgcagagaAGAGTTCCGGGATCGGCCTGTACTGCACAGGAACATAACACTACGTAACATAGTGGAGACTTTCCGATCTACTCAgctggaagaagggaagactggaATCTTCTGTACTTATTGCTATCactctcctgtacctgctgttagaTCCTGTCTGCTGTGTGAAGCTTCTCTGTGTGATAATCACCTGAGAGTCCACAGCAAGTCACCAGAACATGTCCTAACTGATCCCACCACTTCCATGGAGAACAGAAAATGCTCCATCCATAGGAAACTTTTTGAatattactgcactgaggactcTGTCTGTATCTGTGTGACCTGCAGTTTGGCCGGAGAACACCGGGGACACAAGGTGGAGACTCTGGATGAGGCCTCTGAGAATAAAAAACAGGAACTGAGAAATGTTCTGCAGAAActgatgacagagagagaggagacggagaaaagagtccagagtctgcaggatcgcAGGAGAAAAGTACAAGAAAAATCAGAGAGAGTCACTGCCCTGTTCATAGAGCTCAGGAGACATCTGGAGGACCTGGAGAAGAGAGTCCGGAGGAACATCTCCAGCCAGGAAGAGCGGATCTCATTGTCTGATTTGATTGATCagctggaaataaagaaggaggatctgtccaggaagatggaggacattgaggagctgtgtaacatgactgacccactgactgtcctacaggaatcagacacaggggacttgtgtgatactgaggagggagataatgaggacagagagagacatgatagactcctccatgatggaggggatctggatgtGGCTGAAAtctcacacacattacacacagggtTATCTCATATGAAAAAAGGGGTAAATGTATTCTTCAATATACAGGAAGCTtcagacatattactggatgtgaACACAGCTCATAATAATCTACAGATATCAGATGACATGAAAACTGTATTCTGGTCACATATAAAGCAGAATCGTCCAGAAACACCGGAGAGATTTCAGAGGTGGGAACAGGTATTAAGCAGTCAGAGATTTCCCTCGGGGcgacattactgggaagtggatgtcAGAGAGTCAGAATATTACAGAGTCGGGATGTGTTATCCCAGtatagagaggagaggaagaggagggcagTCAGTGATTGGAAATAATAAGAAGTCCTGGGGTTTGTTCAGGTATATTGGTGAGTGTTATGTAAGACATGACAATAAACAGATCAGAATATCTCCCAATCtctccagtaacagagtcaggatctatgtggattatgaggccgggcagctgtccttttatgatctgtgtgacccaATCAGACACCTCCACActttcaccaccaccttcactgagcccctccatgccGGGTTATATGTATGGAATGGTTCTATAACAATATCTGGGGGTGAAAGGCGACGtgagaaataa